The following proteins are co-located in the Deinococcus metallilatus genome:
- the miaB gene encoding tRNA (N6-isopentenyl adenosine(37)-C2)-methylthiotransferase MiaB, whose protein sequence is MKAHLITYGCQMNEYDTHLVESQLVSFGADIVPSVDEADFVLVNTCAVRGKPVDKVRSLLGDLRKQKAQRPLVVGMMGCLAQLEEGQQIARKFEVDVLLGPGSLLDIGQALEANERFWGLQFKDELHGHIPPPPQGKLQAHLTIMRGCDHHCTYCIVPTTRGPQVSRHPDDILRELDMQLSAGVQEVTLLGQNVNAYGVDQGAKLAGYPSFADLLRLVGRSGVRRIKFTTSHPMNFTEDVAAAMAETPAVCEYVHLPVQSGSSRVLRRMAREYTREKYLGHIAEIKKHLPDVVLATDIIVGFPGETEEDFQETLSLYDEVGYDSAYMFIYSPRPGTPSYRHFADLPRELKTERLQRLIVKQKEWSARKNAAKVGTVQEVLLRGEAHESGFLEGHTRGNHPTVVPKAVGASGPGVYRARIEHATPHMLYGRLIGADGQDLPELPRFNPEAAALSHPLQMV, encoded by the coding sequence ATGAAGGCACACCTGATCACCTATGGCTGCCAGATGAACGAGTACGACACCCATCTGGTCGAGTCGCAACTCGTGAGCTTCGGCGCGGACATCGTTCCCAGCGTGGACGAGGCCGACTTCGTGCTGGTGAACACCTGCGCGGTGCGTGGCAAGCCCGTGGACAAGGTCCGCTCCCTGCTGGGCGACCTCCGCAAGCAGAAGGCGCAGCGTCCCCTGGTGGTCGGCATGATGGGCTGCCTCGCTCAGCTCGAAGAAGGCCAGCAGATCGCCCGCAAATTCGAGGTGGACGTGCTGCTCGGCCCCGGCAGCCTGCTGGACATCGGCCAGGCGCTGGAGGCGAACGAACGCTTCTGGGGACTGCAATTCAAGGACGAACTGCACGGGCACATTCCCCCGCCCCCGCAGGGCAAGCTCCAGGCGCACCTCACCATCATGCGCGGCTGCGACCACCACTGCACCTACTGCATCGTGCCCACCACGCGCGGCCCGCAGGTCAGCCGCCACCCCGACGACATCCTGCGTGAGCTGGACATGCAGCTCTCGGCCGGGGTGCAGGAGGTCACGCTGCTGGGGCAGAACGTGAACGCCTACGGGGTGGACCAGGGGGCGAAGCTGGCGGGGTATCCCTCCTTCGCGGACCTGCTGCGCCTGGTCGGCCGCTCGGGCGTGCGCCGCATCAAGTTCACCACCAGCCACCCGATGAACTTCACCGAGGACGTGGCCGCCGCGATGGCCGAGACGCCCGCCGTCTGCGAGTACGTGCATCTGCCGGTGCAGAGCGGCAGTAGCCGTGTGCTGCGCCGCATGGCCCGCGAGTACACCCGCGAGAAGTACCTCGGCCACATCGCGGAGATCAAGAAACACCTGCCGGACGTGGTGCTGGCGACCGACATCATCGTGGGCTTCCCCGGCGAGACGGAGGAGGACTTTCAGGAGACGCTCAGCCTGTACGACGAGGTGGGTTACGACAGCGCCTACATGTTCATCTACTCGCCGCGCCCCGGCACGCCCAGCTACAGGCACTTCGCGGACCTGCCGCGCGAACTCAAGACCGAGAGGTTGCAGCGCCTGATCGTCAAGCAGAAGGAATGGAGCGCCCGCAAGAACGCCGCGAAGGTCGGCACGGTTCAGGAAGTCCTGCTGCGCGGGGAGGCCCACGAATCCGGCTTTCTGGAAGGCCACACGCGCGGCAACCACCCGACCGTGGTGCCGAAGGCGGTGGGCGCGAGCGGCCCCGGCGTGTACCGCGCCCGGATCGAACACGCCACGCCGCATATGCTGTACGGCCGCCTGATCGGCGCGGATGGTCAGGACCTCCCCGAGTTGCCGCGCTTCAACCCGGAAGCGGCGGCGCTGAGTCATCCCTTGCAGA
- a CDS encoding DUF4242 domain-containing protein — protein sequence MPKYVIERELPGAGTLSQDDLRGISQKSRAVLEELGPQIQWVESYVTDDKIYCVYIAPNADLIRQHAEKGGFPANSVSAVRSTINPTTAEG from the coding sequence ATGCCCAAGTATGTGATCGAACGCGAGCTGCCCGGAGCCGGAACGCTCAGCCAGGACGACCTGCGCGGCATCTCGCAGAAGTCGCGCGCCGTGCTGGAGGAACTCGGCCCCCAGATTCAGTGGGTCGAGAGCTACGTCACCGACGACAAGATCTACTGCGTCTACATCGCCCCGAACGCCGACCTGATCCGCCAGCACGCCGAGAAGGGCGGCTTTCCGGCCAACAGCGTCTCGGCCGTGCGGTCCACCATCAACCCCACCACCGCCGAGGGCTGA